CCTTATAGTGGGTATTATTCTCGAAGGCGTCGGCGTTTACGACTATATTTATAAAGTATGTCAAGCGGGAATAAGCGTGCCGATAGTTGGGTTCGGCGCAGCTCTTGCCAAAGGCTCAATCGAAATGGCGCGCACAGTTGGCTTTGTCGGCGCGTTCGCGGGCGGACTGATGCGCACGGGCTACGGCGTGGGTGTGGCGATCGTCATGAGTTATCTTGTAACGTTGGTCTTCAATCCAAAGACAAAATAGGTATCAACCGCAAGCCTTTTAGCATATATATTATTTGTGAAAAAGGAACGGTGTGCAATCGTAAGAAAGCGCAATAGACGAAAGAAATTGTTTATTGCGCTTTTTGTTTTAATCGCGATAATCGTGGGTATTTGCTTGTTTATTCAGCGAAACGTTAATCCTATGATCGTAATGATTTCCAACGAGCGAATACGCGCGCTTACGACCGACGCGGTCAGCACTGCGGTCATCGACGTAATGAGCGAGAATACCGACGTTGAGTATTTATCGGTTACTCGAGACGAAAAGCAAAATATTAC
Above is a window of Clostridiales bacterium DNA encoding:
- a CDS encoding SpoVA/SpoVAEb family sporulation membrane protein; translation: MNEVWQNIATYAIVFAVGGALCAIAELLIVRTKLTPARILVIFLIVGIILEGVGVYDYIYKVCQAGISVPIVGFGAALAKGSIEMARTVGFVGAFAGGLMRTGYGVGVAIVMSYLVTLVFNPKTK